From a single Rutidosis leptorrhynchoides isolate AG116_Rl617_1_P2 chromosome 5, CSIRO_AGI_Rlap_v1, whole genome shotgun sequence genomic region:
- the LOC139846498 gene encoding cellulose synthase-like protein D3 codes for MSGRSPKALELQQSRGAIPPQVTFARRTSSGRYVNYSREDLDSEIGSGEFMNYTVHIPPTPDNQPMDPSISQRVEEQYVSNSLFTGGFNSVTRAHLMDKVIDSETSHPQMAGAKGSSCKIPGCDGIVMSDERGVDILPCECDFKICRDCYIDAVKTGDGICPGCKDPYKQTDLDKNSVDPRQPLSLPSNVPINKMERRVSSKMERRLSLMKSNKSALVRSQTGEFDHNRWLFETNGTYGYGNAFWPKDDGLSEDRDGVTGAEQLELLNKPWRPLTRKLKIPAAVISPYRLLALIRLVVLGLFLHWRITHPNKDAVWLWLMSVICEVWFAFSWILDQLPKLAPVNRATDLNVLKEKFETPSPQNPSGKSDLPGVDVFVSTADPEKEPPLVTANTILSILAADYPVDKLSCYVSDDGGALLTFEAMAEAASFANLWVPFCRKHNIEPRNPESYFSLKKDPFKNKVRHDFVKDRRRVKREYDEFKVRINGLPDSIRRRSDAYNAREEIKAMKLQKETAGDELLQPVKIPKATWMADATHWPGTWMVPSPEHSKGDHAGIIQVMLKPPSDNPLNGTDDDSNPFDFTEVDIRLPLLVYVSREKRPGYDHNKKAGAMNALVRASAIMSNGPFMLNLDCDHYIYNSQAIREGMCFMMDRGGDRICYVQFPQRFEGIDPSDRYANHNTVFFDGNMRALDGLQGPVYVGTGTLFRRTALYGFDPPRSKDYHSGCCSCCFGKRKKSSVSSSHDENRALRMGDSDDEDINMSLFPKKFGNSSLLIDTIPIAEFQGRPLADHPAVKNGRAPGALTIPRELLDASTVAEAISVISCWYEDKTEWGNRVGWIYGSVTEDVVTGYRMHNRGWRSIYCVTKRDAFRGTAPINLTDRLHQVLRWATGSVEIFFSKNNALLANSKMKFLQRIAYLNVGIYPFTSIFLIVYCFLPALSLFSGQFIVQSLDVTFLVYLLAITITLCMLAVLEIKWSGIELEEWWRNEQFWLIGGTSAHLAAVLQGLLKVVAGIEISFTLTSKSSGDENDDEFSDLYIIKWSSLMIPPIVIMMTNLIAIAVGVSRTIYSSTPQWSRLLGGVFFSFWVLAHLFPFAKGLMGRRGRTPTIVFVWSGLIAITISLLWVAINPPAGANEIGGSFQFP; via the exons ATGTCTGGAAGATCACCGAAAGCTTTAGAGCTACAACAAAGTCGGGGTGCGATTCCACCGCAAGTAACGTTTGCCAGGCGAACATCTTCCGGCCGTTACGTAAACTATTCGAGAGAGGATCTCGATAGTGAAATCGGAAGTGGCGAGTTTATGAATTATACGGTCCATATCCCTCCCACACCCGATAATCAGCCCATGGATCCTTCAATTTCACAACGGGTTGAAGAACAATACGTCTCGAATTCACTTTTTACAGGTGGGTTTAATAGTGTCACGCGGGCCCACTTGATGGACAAAGTAATTGATTCTGAAACTAGCCATCCTCAAATGGCGGGTGCAAAAGGTTCGTCATGTAAAATACCCGGATGCGATGGAATTGTAATGAGTGATGAACGTGGCGTTGATATTTTACCGTGCGAATGTGATTTTAAAATATGCCGAGATTGTTATATCGACGCGGTGAAAACGGGTGATGGGATTTGCCCGGGTTGTAAAGATCCGTATAAGCAAACGGATCTTGATAAAAACAGCGTCGACCCTCGACAGCCGTTATCTTTACCTTCTAATGTACCGATTAATAAAATGGAGAGACGTGTGTCGTCAAAAATGGAGAGGAGGTTATCGTTAATGAAGTCGAATAAATCGGCTTTGGTTAGGAGTCAGACTGGTGAGTTTGATCATAACCGTTGGTTATTTGAAACGAATGGGACCTACGGTTATGGTAACGCGTTTTGGCCTAAAGATGATGGATTAAGTGAAGATAGAGACGGGGTAACGGGAGCTGAACAACTCGAGCTTCTCAATAAACCTTGGCGACCTCTTACTCGTAAACTTAAGATACCTGCTGCTGTTATAAGTCCTTATCG GCTATTAGCCTTGATTCGGTTGGTGGTTCTTGGGTTATTTCTTCATTGGAGAATCACTCATCCTAACAAAGATGCAGTATGGCTCTGGTTAATGTCAGTTATATGCGAAGTCTGGTTCGCCTTTTCTTGGATCCTCGACCAACTTCCAAAACTCGCACCCGTTAACCGTGCGACCGACCTCAACGTTTTAAAAGAAAAATTTGAAACCCCGAGTCCCCAAAACCCGTCGGGAAAATCCGATCTTCCCGGGGTCGACGTTTTCGTTTCTACCGCAGATCCTGAAAAAGAACCGCCTCTCGTTACCGCAAACACAATTTTATCTATTCTTGCTGCTGATTATCCTGTTGACAAACTGTCGTGTTACGTGTCTGATGACGGCGGGGCCCTTTTAACTTTCGAGGCCATGGCGGAGGCTGCAAGTTTTGCTAATTTGTGGGTCCCGTTTTGTAGGAAACATAATATCGAGCCGAGAAATCCCGAGTCGTATTTCAGTTTGAAAAAGGATCCTTTTAAGAATAAGGTGAGGCATGACTTTGTTAAGGATCGAAGGCGAGTTAAACGGGAGTATGATGAATTTAAGGTTCGGATTAACGGGTTACCGGATTCGATTAGGAGACGTTCGGATGCGTATAACGCTCGAGAAGAGATTAAAGCTATGAAGCTTCAAAAAGAAACTGCGGGTGATGAACTTTTGCAACCCGTTAAGATCCCGAAAGCTACTTGGATGGCGGATGCGACCCATTGGCCCGGTACCTGGATGGTACCGTCTCCCGAACACTCGAAAGGTGATCACGCCGGCATCATACAG GTGATGTTGAAACCGCCAAGTGATAATCCATTAAACGGGACTGATGATGACTCAAACCCGTTTGATTTTACTGAAGTTGATATTCGGCTTCCCCTTTTGGTTTACGTTTCTCGTGAAAAGCGGCCCGGTTATGATCACAACAAAAAGGCGGGAGCCATGAACGCACTCGTTAGAGCCTCAGCCATTATGTCAAACGGCCCGTTTATGCTAAACCTTGACTGTGACCATTATATATACAACTCTCAGGCTATAAGAGAAGGAATGTGCTTTATGATGGACCGAGGTGGGGACCGCATTTGTTACGTACAGTTCCCACAACGGTTCGAAGGAATTGACCCGTCTGATCGTTATGCTAATCACAACACCGTGTTCTTTGATGGAAATATGCGGGCTCTTGATGGGCTTCAAGGTCCGGTTTATGTTGGTACGGGAACCTTATTCCGTAGAACCGCACTTTATGGGTTTGACCCGCCCCGGTCCAAAGACTACCATTcaggttgttgtagttgctgtttcgGTAAACGCAAGAAAAGCTCCGTTTCTTCTTCACATGATGAAAACCGCGCGTTGAGAATGGGAGATTCGGATGATGAAGACATTAACATGTCTTTATTCCCGAAAAAGTTTGGAAACTCGAGTTTACTAATAGATACAATCCCGATAGCTGAGTTTCAAGGTCGGCCGCTTGCTGATCACCCTGCAGTCAAAAATGGGCGGGCCCCAGGTGCACTCACGATACCTCGAGAGCTTCTCGATGCATCAACCGTTGCCGAAGCAATTAGTGTGATTTCGTGTTGGTACGAAGACAAAACCGAATGGGGAAACCGGGTCGGATGGATTTATGGATCGGTTACTGAAGATGTGGTAACGGGTTACCGTATGCATAACCGGGGTTGGCGATCCATTTATTGTGTGACCAAACGAGATGCCTTCCGTGGGACTGCACCTATTAATTTGACCGACCGGCTTCACCAGGTGCTTCGGTGGGCCACTGGCTCGGTCGAAATATTCTTTTCGAAAAACAACGCGCTTCTCGCAAACTCGAAAATGAAGTTCCTTCAACGAATCGCATACTTAAACGTCGGTATTTACCCGTTTACTtccatctttttaatcgtttactgCTTTTTACCTGCGCTGTCACTTTTTTCGGGCCAATTCATTGTTCAAAGCCTTGATGTCACGTTTCTCGTGTACCTTCTCGCCATCACGATAACGCTTTGCATGTTAGCGGTGCTCGAGATCAAATGGTCGGGTATCGAACTTGAAGAGTGGTGGCGAAATGAACAGTTTTGGCTCATTGGGGGTACAAGTGCACATCTTGCTGCTGTTCTTCAAGGTCTATTAAAAGTGGTTGCGGGAATCGAGATCTCGTTTACGTTAACGTCAAAATCAAGCGGTGATGAAAACGACGATGAATTCTCAGATCTTTATATCATCAAATGGTCGTCTCTTATGATACCGCCGATAGTTATCATGATGACGAATCTAATTGCGATCGCAGTTGGTGTGAGCCGAACGATATATAGCTCGACACCACAATGGAGTCGTTTGTTAGGTGGGGTGTTTTTTAGCTTTTGGGTTTTGGCCCATTTGTTTCCTTTTGCGAAAGGGTTGATGGGTCGAAGAGGAAGGACACCTACGATTGTTTTCGTTTGGTCTGGGCTGATTGCGATTACGATATCGTTACTTTGGGTTGCTATTAATCCACCTGCAGGTGCAAATGAAATAGGAGGTTCTTTTCAGTTTCCTTGA